From Carbonactinospora thermoautotrophica, the proteins below share one genomic window:
- a CDS encoding regulatory protein RecX — protein sequence MRYGVPAEPTGRSGRQAASPDEPPGADWDPSRHAEDQQSGSRSLRARSGSGSGLAGPDGQTPPQDPEAAAREICLRMLAAAPRTRAQLTTGLRRRGIPDEVIAGVLDRYEDVGMIDDRMFAAAWVESRHAGRGLGRRALAYELRQRGVDEATVAEAVSGLTPDQEYTTARRLAARKLATMSRLDHRTRVRRLAGMLVRKGYGAGLTARVVRDVLAAAGDADAADPVDLDAVLDHLGEPEE from the coding sequence GTGCGTTACGGCGTCCCGGCCGAGCCGACCGGCCGCAGTGGGCGTCAGGCCGCCAGCCCGGATGAGCCACCCGGTGCCGACTGGGATCCGTCCCGCCACGCCGAGGACCAGCAGTCGGGGAGCCGGAGCCTGCGTGCCCGAAGTGGGAGTGGGAGCGGCCTGGCAGGCCCAGACGGTCAAACACCGCCGCAGGATCCGGAGGCGGCGGCCCGGGAGATCTGCCTGCGCATGCTCGCGGCGGCGCCCCGGACCCGGGCGCAGCTGACCACAGGGCTGCGCCGGCGCGGCATCCCCGACGAGGTGATCGCCGGGGTGCTCGACCGGTACGAGGACGTCGGAATGATCGACGACCGGATGTTCGCCGCCGCGTGGGTGGAGTCGCGCCATGCCGGGCGCGGGCTGGGGCGGCGGGCGCTCGCGTACGAGCTGCGCCAGCGCGGGGTGGACGAGGCCACGGTCGCCGAGGCGGTGAGCGGCCTCACCCCGGACCAGGAGTACACGACCGCACGGAGGCTGGCAGCCCGCAAGCTCGCCACCATGAGCCGCCTCGACCACCGGACACGGGTGCGCCGGCTGGCGGGAATGCTCGTGCGCAAGGGGTACGGCGCAGGGCTCACCGCCCGGGTGGTCCGCGATGTGCTGGCCGCGGCAGGGGACGCCGATGCCGCCGACCCGGTTGACCTCGACGCCGTCCTCGACCATCTGGGAGAACCAGAGGAGTAG
- the recA gene encoding recombinase RecA, which produces MAATDRDKALETALAQIERQFGKGSVMRLGDDARAPIEVIPTGSIALDLALGIGGLPRGRIVEIYGPESSGKTTVALHAIANAQKMGGIAAFIDAEHALDPEYANKLGVDTDALLVSQPDTGEQALEIADMLIRSGALDVIVIDSVAALVPRAEIEGEMGDSHVGLQARLMSQALRKMTGALSQSKTTAIFINQLREKVGVFFGSPETTTGGKALKFYASVRLDVRRIETLKDGQEAVGNRTRVKVVKNKLASPFKQAEFDILYGVGISREGGLLDMGVEHGIVRKSGAWYTYEGDQLGQGRENARAFLRDNPDLADEIEKKIKEKLGIGPRLDAPAEPEVPAVPGKAAAAAKTTAAVKAPAARATAPKAAPAAVAPGANF; this is translated from the coding sequence ATGGCAGCAACCGACCGCGACAAGGCGCTCGAAACCGCGCTCGCGCAGATCGAGCGGCAGTTCGGTAAGGGCTCCGTCATGCGTCTCGGCGATGACGCGCGAGCGCCGATCGAGGTGATCCCCACCGGGTCGATCGCGCTCGACCTCGCGCTCGGCATCGGCGGGTTGCCCCGGGGCCGGATCGTGGAGATCTACGGTCCGGAGTCCTCGGGTAAGACCACCGTCGCCCTCCACGCCATCGCCAACGCGCAGAAGATGGGCGGCATCGCGGCGTTCATCGACGCCGAGCACGCGCTCGATCCGGAGTACGCGAACAAGCTCGGCGTGGACACCGACGCGCTGCTCGTCTCCCAACCCGACACCGGCGAGCAGGCGCTGGAGATCGCCGACATGCTCATCCGGTCCGGCGCGCTCGATGTCATCGTCATCGACTCGGTCGCCGCGCTCGTGCCGCGTGCCGAGATCGAGGGCGAGATGGGCGACAGCCACGTGGGCCTGCAGGCCCGCCTCATGAGCCAGGCACTGCGGAAGATGACCGGCGCGCTCAGCCAGTCCAAGACCACCGCGATCTTCATCAACCAGTTGCGAGAGAAGGTCGGCGTGTTCTTCGGCTCGCCTGAGACCACGACCGGTGGCAAGGCGCTGAAGTTCTACGCTTCGGTGCGTCTCGACGTGCGTCGGATCGAGACCCTCAAGGACGGCCAGGAGGCGGTCGGTAACCGTACCCGGGTCAAGGTCGTCAAGAACAAGCTGGCCTCGCCGTTCAAGCAGGCTGAGTTCGACATCCTGTACGGGGTGGGCATCAGCCGCGAGGGCGGCCTGCTCGACATGGGCGTGGAGCACGGGATCGTCCGCAAGTCCGGCGCCTGGTACACGTACGAGGGTGACCAGCTCGGCCAGGGCAGGGAGAACGCGCGCGCCTTCCTGCGGGACAACCCGGACCTGGCTGACGAGATCGAGAAGAAGATCAAGGAAAAGCTGGGCATCGGCCCGCGTCTGGACGCCCCGGCCGAGCCGGAGGTTCCGGCCGTCCCGGGCAAGGCGGCCGCTGCCGCCAAGACCACGGCCGCGGTCAAGGCTCCCGCAGCCCGGGCGACCGCCCCGAAGGCCGCCCCCGCCGCCGTCGCACCCGGCGCGAACTTCTGA
- a CDS encoding MFS transporter: protein MPLTIAAVRDLSAVQRRTVRSLASTQVLGGVGVSVGIAMAALLAQELSGSPNLSGLAATASTLGAAVAAVPLAGLMARRGRRPGLMTGYLAGSAGSALAVVAAALGSYLLLLVGMLLFGAATTSNLQARYAATDLAEPTHRGRALSVVVWATTIGAVAGPNLVAPAGATATLLGLPRLAGPFLWSAIVFLLAGAVMGLLLRPDPLLLAQRHAADTDGPRPSARAALGVVRRTPRAALGLVGIAVGHMIMVGVMSLTPVHIHSGGHPGPDMLRLVGLVISVHVAGMYAFSPVVGWLADRFGRVWALAGAQGVLYTSLLLAGTAQADETVQLTAGLFLLGLGWSGCLVAGSTLLSESVPIGVRAGAQGASDLVMGVCGATGGAFAGLVVGLAGYGGLNASAGVVLTLLTALTIGTACRK from the coding sequence ATGCCCCTTACCATCGCCGCCGTCCGCGACCTCTCCGCGGTGCAGCGCCGTACGGTGCGCAGCCTCGCCTCCACCCAGGTGCTCGGTGGGGTCGGGGTCTCGGTCGGCATCGCCATGGCCGCCTTGCTCGCCCAGGAGCTGTCCGGCTCGCCGAACCTGTCCGGTCTGGCCGCCACCGCTTCCACCCTCGGCGCCGCCGTGGCCGCGGTGCCGCTGGCCGGGCTCATGGCCCGGCGCGGACGCCGTCCGGGACTGATGACCGGGTACCTGGCGGGCTCGGCCGGCTCCGCGCTCGCCGTGGTCGCCGCGGCGCTCGGCTCCTACCTTCTGCTGCTCGTCGGCATGCTGCTCTTCGGCGCCGCAACCACCTCGAACCTGCAAGCCCGGTACGCGGCCACCGATCTCGCCGAGCCGACGCACCGGGGCCGCGCGCTCTCGGTGGTGGTGTGGGCCACGACGATCGGGGCCGTCGCCGGGCCGAACCTGGTCGCGCCCGCCGGGGCGACGGCTACCCTCCTGGGGCTGCCCCGGCTGGCCGGCCCCTTCCTCTGGTCTGCGATCGTCTTCCTGCTCGCGGGCGCCGTCATGGGGTTGTTGCTGCGGCCCGACCCGTTGCTGCTCGCGCAGCGGCACGCGGCCGACACCGACGGCCCGCGCCCGTCCGCCCGCGCGGCGCTGGGCGTGGTCCGGCGCACACCCCGCGCCGCCCTCGGGCTGGTGGGCATCGCCGTCGGACACATGATCATGGTCGGGGTGATGTCGCTCACGCCGGTGCACATCCACTCCGGCGGACACCCCGGGCCTGACATGTTGCGGCTGGTCGGTCTCGTGATCAGCGTGCATGTGGCCGGCATGTACGCGTTCTCGCCGGTCGTGGGCTGGCTGGCCGACCGGTTCGGGAGGGTGTGGGCGCTGGCCGGCGCGCAGGGGGTGCTGTACACCTCACTGCTGCTCGCCGGGACCGCGCAGGCCGACGAGACCGTCCAGCTCACAGCCGGGCTGTTCCTGCTCGGCCTCGGCTGGTCCGGGTGCCTTGTCGCTGGGTCGACGCTGCTCTCGGAGTCGGTGCCGATCGGCGTGCGAGCCGGGGCCCAGGGCGCGTCCGACCTGGTGATGGGCGTGTGCGGGGCGACCGGCGGGGCGTTCGCCGGGCTGGTCGTCGGTCTCGCGGGGTACGGCGGGCTGAACGCCTCGGCCGGGGTGGTGCTCACCTTGCTCACCGCGCTGACGATCGGTACGGCGTGTCGGAAGTGA
- a CDS encoding DUF3046 domain-containing protein codes for MRLTEFWQRMYAVFGEAYAHSYARDHVIAELGGRTVEQALAEGEDAKDVWRAVCRTVEVPHHLH; via the coding sequence ATGCGACTGACCGAGTTCTGGCAGCGGATGTACGCGGTGTTCGGCGAGGCGTACGCCCACTCCTACGCCCGCGACCACGTGATCGCCGAGCTGGGTGGCCGGACCGTGGAGCAGGCGCTCGCCGAGGGCGAGGACGCCAAGGACGTCTGGCGCGCGGTCTGCCGGACCGTAGAGGTACCGCACCACTTGCACTGA
- a CDS encoding ATP-dependent helicase has translation MVRHDPLERFSPATRAWFRGVFETPTEAQAGAWAAIGSGRNALVIAPTGSGKTLAAFLHALDRLASEPAPEDRRDRCRVVYVSPLKALAVDVERNLRAPLAGIRQAAARLGLPEPEIEVAVRSGDTPAGDRRRFRTKPPDILITTPESLFLVLTSAARESLRGVRTVIVDEVHAVAGTKRGAHLALSLERLDALLEQPAQRIGLSATVRPVAEVARLLGGPHEVDVVQPPADKTVELRVIVPVEDLGTLGQSTGEYAGSAAGSEPRTSVWPHVEERIVDLVERHRSTIVFANSRRLAERLCARLNEIAYERRYGEALARGAPPAEVMAQAGAAAGAPVEIARAHHGSVSKEQRTQIEEELKAGRLPAVVATSSLELGIDMGAVDLVIQVESPPSVASGLQRVGRAGHQVGAVSRGVIFPKYRGDLVQTAVVAERMAAGWIEELRYPRNPLDVLAQQIVAMVAMDTWQVDELLAVIRRAAPFATLPRSVYEAVLDMLAGRYPSDEFAELRPRLVWDRVSGTLTGRPGTQRLAVTSGGTIPDRGLFGVFLVGEKSSRVGELDEEMVYESRVGDVFTLGSTSWRIEDITHDRVLVSPAPGQPGKLPFWHGDTPGRPVELGRALGTFVRELGALGEAAAKERVVHAGLDERAADNLLAYLAEQREATGHVPDDRTILVERFRDELGDWRVAIHSPFGARVHAPWALAITARLRERYGVDVQAMHADDGIVLRLPDADGDPPGDLALFAPDEIEPLVTAEVGSSALFAARFRECAARALLLPRRDPRKRTPLWQQRQRSAQLLAVTSQYGSFPIVLETMRECLQDVFDVPGLVELMRDVEARRVRLVEVETAQPSPFAKSLLFRYVAAFMYEDDSPLAERRAQALDQALLAELLGQADLRELLDAGVVAATERELQWLDRRARDLESTADLLRLLGPIATAEAIRRGATPRWLAELEEARRAIRVRIAGEERWAAIEDASRLRDALGVPLPVGIPDAFAEPVPDPLADFVARYARTHGPFRAGDVAAWLGLGAAVVTEALRRLRAAGRVVEGEFAPGGYGTEWCDAEVLRVLRRRSLAALRREAEPVPQRALARFLPAWQHVGGSLRGVDGVLRVIEQLQGAAVPASALERLVLPARVADYHPAMLDELCASGEVVWAGQGGLPGNDGWVALYLADVAPVLLPPPEPGMPLTPLHEQILEALAGGNALFFRTLSDRVGSLDDQGLVTALWDLVWAGYVTNDTLAPLRNLIGSGRTRHAVPRATPRVRYAGGRRGRLGRAALPSRTGPPTAAGRWTLLPERDRDETHRAYTLAETLLDRHGVVTRGAATAERVPGGFAVVYQVLSAFENSGRARRGYFVEGLGAAQFSIPGAVDRMRAMHGRARAGEPRPGGAHQPKPDRPGALVLAAADPANPFGAALPWPERAGEVASGHKPGRKAGALVVLVDGELVLYVERGGKSLLTWTDTPDVLQSAVDALALAVREGALGKLTVERADGEQILTSPLARALQAAGFHATPRGLRLRG, from the coding sequence GTGGTCAGGCATGACCCGCTCGAACGCTTCTCGCCCGCCACGCGCGCGTGGTTCCGGGGAGTGTTCGAGACACCCACCGAAGCCCAGGCCGGGGCCTGGGCGGCGATCGGCTCGGGGCGCAACGCCCTGGTCATCGCACCCACCGGCTCCGGTAAGACCCTCGCCGCGTTCCTGCACGCGCTGGACCGGCTGGCGAGCGAGCCCGCGCCGGAGGACCGGCGCGACCGCTGCCGTGTGGTGTACGTGTCGCCGCTCAAGGCCCTCGCCGTCGACGTGGAGCGCAACCTGCGCGCCCCGCTCGCCGGCATCCGCCAGGCGGCGGCCCGGCTCGGGCTTCCCGAACCCGAGATCGAGGTGGCGGTCCGGTCCGGTGACACCCCGGCTGGGGACCGGCGGCGGTTCCGGACCAAACCCCCCGACATCCTGATCACGACACCTGAGTCGCTGTTTCTCGTGCTCACCTCGGCCGCCCGGGAGTCGCTGCGCGGCGTGCGCACGGTGATCGTGGACGAGGTACACGCGGTCGCCGGCACCAAGCGGGGCGCTCATCTGGCGCTGTCCCTGGAGCGCCTCGACGCCCTGCTGGAGCAGCCCGCCCAGCGGATCGGGCTCTCCGCGACCGTCCGGCCGGTGGCGGAGGTCGCCCGGTTGCTCGGCGGCCCCCATGAGGTCGACGTCGTGCAGCCTCCTGCGGACAAGACCGTGGAGCTGCGAGTGATCGTCCCGGTGGAGGACCTGGGCACGCTGGGCCAGTCCACCGGCGAGTACGCGGGGTCGGCGGCGGGCAGCGAGCCGCGCACCAGCGTGTGGCCCCACGTCGAGGAGCGCATCGTCGACCTGGTCGAGCGGCACCGCTCGACGATCGTGTTCGCCAACTCGCGTCGGCTCGCCGAGCGGCTCTGCGCCCGGTTGAACGAGATCGCGTATGAACGGCGGTACGGCGAGGCACTGGCCCGCGGCGCTCCGCCGGCCGAGGTCATGGCCCAGGCGGGGGCGGCGGCCGGGGCGCCTGTGGAGATCGCCCGCGCCCACCACGGGTCGGTGTCCAAGGAGCAGCGCACCCAGATCGAGGAGGAGTTGAAGGCCGGCCGGCTGCCGGCGGTGGTGGCCACCTCCAGCCTGGAGCTCGGCATCGACATGGGCGCGGTGGACCTGGTGATCCAGGTGGAGTCGCCGCCCTCGGTGGCCAGCGGCCTGCAACGCGTGGGCCGGGCCGGCCACCAGGTCGGGGCGGTCTCCCGGGGTGTGATCTTCCCCAAGTACCGCGGTGACCTGGTGCAAACCGCGGTCGTGGCCGAGCGTATGGCGGCCGGATGGATCGAGGAGCTGCGCTACCCGCGCAACCCGCTCGACGTGCTCGCCCAGCAGATCGTCGCCATGGTCGCCATGGACACCTGGCAGGTCGACGAGCTGCTGGCGGTGATCCGGCGGGCAGCGCCGTTCGCCACGCTGCCGCGGTCCGTGTACGAGGCGGTGCTGGACATGCTGGCCGGGCGGTACCCGAGCGACGAGTTCGCCGAGTTGCGCCCGCGCCTGGTGTGGGACCGGGTGAGCGGGACGTTGACCGGCCGGCCGGGCACCCAGCGACTCGCCGTCACCTCGGGCGGGACGATTCCGGACCGGGGCCTGTTCGGGGTGTTCCTCGTGGGCGAGAAGTCGTCCCGGGTGGGCGAGCTGGACGAGGAGATGGTGTACGAGTCGCGAGTCGGCGACGTGTTCACCCTGGGGTCGACCTCGTGGCGGATCGAGGACATCACCCATGACCGCGTGCTGGTCTCCCCCGCGCCAGGACAGCCCGGCAAGCTGCCGTTCTGGCACGGCGACACGCCGGGACGCCCGGTGGAGCTGGGCCGTGCACTGGGCACCTTCGTCCGCGAGCTGGGCGCGCTCGGCGAGGCCGCCGCCAAGGAGCGGGTCGTGCATGCCGGACTGGACGAACGGGCCGCCGACAACCTGCTCGCCTACTTGGCGGAGCAGCGCGAGGCCACCGGTCATGTGCCCGACGACCGCACGATCCTGGTCGAGCGGTTCCGGGACGAGCTGGGCGACTGGCGGGTCGCGATCCACTCCCCGTTCGGGGCCCGGGTACACGCACCGTGGGCGCTCGCCATCACGGCACGCCTGCGCGAGCGGTACGGCGTGGACGTCCAGGCCATGCACGCCGACGACGGCATCGTGCTGCGACTACCGGACGCCGACGGCGACCCCCCGGGTGACCTCGCCCTGTTCGCGCCCGACGAGATCGAGCCGCTGGTCACCGCCGAAGTGGGGAGCTCGGCACTGTTCGCCGCGCGGTTCCGGGAGTGCGCGGCTCGGGCGCTGCTGCTCCCGAGGCGGGACCCGCGCAAACGCACCCCGCTCTGGCAGCAGCGACAGCGGTCGGCTCAACTGCTCGCGGTCACGAGCCAGTACGGGTCGTTCCCGATCGTGCTGGAGACGATGCGCGAATGCCTACAGGACGTGTTCGACGTCCCCGGCCTGGTGGAGCTGATGCGGGACGTCGAGGCCCGGCGGGTGCGTCTGGTCGAGGTGGAGACGGCCCAACCCTCGCCGTTCGCCAAGTCGCTGCTGTTCCGGTACGTCGCGGCGTTCATGTACGAGGACGACTCCCCCCTCGCGGAGCGCCGCGCCCAGGCGCTGGACCAAGCGCTCCTCGCGGAGCTGCTCGGCCAGGCCGATCTGCGCGAACTGCTCGACGCCGGCGTGGTCGCCGCGACCGAGCGCGAGCTGCAGTGGCTGGACCGGCGCGCCAGGGACCTGGAGTCGACCGCCGACCTGCTACGGCTGCTGGGGCCGATCGCCACCGCAGAAGCGATCCGGCGCGGCGCTACCCCGCGGTGGCTGGCCGAGCTGGAGGAGGCCCGGCGTGCGATCCGGGTACGCATCGCCGGCGAGGAGCGCTGGGCAGCGATCGAGGACGCCAGCCGGCTCCGCGACGCGCTCGGGGTGCCGCTGCCGGTGGGCATCCCGGATGCGTTCGCCGAGCCGGTGCCTGACCCGTTGGCCGACTTCGTCGCCCGGTACGCGCGCACGCACGGCCCGTTCCGCGCCGGCGACGTGGCCGCCTGGCTCGGCCTCGGTGCCGCGGTCGTCACCGAGGCGCTGCGTCGGCTGCGCGCGGCCGGCCGAGTGGTGGAGGGAGAGTTCGCCCCCGGGGGGTACGGCACCGAATGGTGCGACGCCGAGGTGCTGCGCGTGCTGCGCCGTCGCTCGCTGGCCGCGCTGCGCCGCGAGGCGGAGCCGGTGCCGCAGCGGGCGCTGGCCCGGTTCCTGCCCGCCTGGCAGCACGTGGGCGGCTCGCTGCGGGGCGTGGACGGCGTGCTCCGGGTGATCGAGCAACTCCAGGGCGCGGCTGTGCCCGCCTCGGCGTTGGAGCGGCTCGTGCTGCCGGCCCGGGTCGCCGACTACCACCCGGCCATGCTGGACGAGCTGTGCGCGTCCGGTGAGGTGGTGTGGGCCGGGCAGGGTGGCCTGCCCGGCAACGACGGGTGGGTGGCGCTGTACCTGGCGGACGTCGCGCCCGTGCTGCTCCCGCCGCCCGAGCCGGGTATGCCGCTCACCCCATTGCACGAGCAGATCCTGGAGGCGCTCGCCGGCGGCAACGCGCTGTTCTTCCGGACACTGTCCGATCGCGTCGGGTCGCTGGACGACCAGGGACTGGTCACCGCCCTGTGGGATCTGGTGTGGGCGGGGTACGTCACCAACGACACCCTGGCCCCATTGCGGAACCTCATCGGTTCTGGACGCACCCGCCACGCCGTTCCCCGGGCCACACCCCGCGTCCGGTACGCAGGCGGCCGCCGAGGACGCCTCGGTCGGGCGGCCCTGCCCAGCCGGACCGGGCCGCCGACCGCCGCCGGACGGTGGACGTTGCTGCCCGAGCGGGACCGAGACGAGACACACCGGGCGTACACGCTGGCCGAGACCCTGCTGGACCGGCACGGGGTGGTGACCCGGGGCGCCGCGACAGCCGAACGGGTACCCGGCGGGTTCGCCGTCGTGTACCAGGTGCTGAGCGCGTTCGAGAACTCCGGCCGGGCACGGCGCGGCTACTTCGTCGAAGGGCTGGGCGCGGCGCAGTTCTCCATACCGGGAGCGGTGGACCGGATGCGGGCCATGCATGGCCGTGCGCGGGCCGGGGAGCCGCGTCCAGGCGGGGCGCACCAGCCGAAGCCGGACCGGCCCGGTGCCCTGGTCCTGGCCGCCGCGGACCCGGCCAACCCCTTCGGGGCGGCGCTGCCCTGGCCGGAGCGTGCTGGGGAGGTCGCCAGCGGCCACAAGCCGGGCCGTAAGGCAGGGGCGCTGGTGGTGCTGGTCGACGGGGAACTGGTCCTGTACGTCGAGCGAGGCGGGAAGTCCCTGCTCACCTGGACCGACACCCCGGACGTGCTGCAGTCGGCGGTGGACGCGCTGGCGCTCGCGGTCCGGGAGGGCGCACTCGGCAAGCTCACCGTGGAACGGGCCGACGGAGAGCAGATCCTCACCTCGCCGCTCGCCCGGGCGTTGCAGGCCGCCGGGTTTCACGCGACTCCGCGCGGGCTACGGTTGCGCGGGTAG
- a CDS encoding Dps family protein has protein sequence MKSPLPEDARKVTGEALQGALVDLIDLALVAKQAHWNLVGPHFRSLHLQLDEVTSAARQYTDLVAERAVAIGVTPDGRASTVAATTGLPQIEAGWVRDSDVVKKFIEIYGAVIDRMRQRIQATAESDLVTQDILIDVTKDLEKQYWMFQAQQ, from the coding sequence ATGAAGAGCCCGCTACCCGAAGACGCCCGAAAGGTGACCGGTGAGGCCTTGCAGGGTGCGCTGGTCGACCTCATCGACTTGGCGCTGGTCGCGAAGCAAGCCCACTGGAACCTGGTCGGGCCTCATTTCCGTTCCCTGCACCTGCAGCTCGACGAGGTTACCAGCGCTGCCCGGCAGTACACCGACCTCGTGGCCGAGCGTGCCGTCGCGATCGGGGTGACCCCTGACGGCCGAGCCAGCACGGTCGCCGCCACCACGGGCCTCCCGCAGATCGAGGCCGGCTGGGTGCGGGACTCCGACGTGGTGAAGAAGTTCATCGAGATCTACGGCGCGGTCATCGACCGCATGCGCCAGCGGATCCAGGCGACCGCCGAATCGGATCTGGTCACCCAGGACATCCTGATCGACGTGACCAAGGACCTGGAGAAGCAGTACTGGATGTTCCAGGCACAGCAGTGA
- a CDS encoding CinA family nicotinamide mononucleotide deamidase-related protein, whose protein sequence is MRVEILTVGDELLLGSVVNSNAARLGRWLTEAGCQVTRATVVGDDVTAISAALREALRRADAVVITGGLGPTADDRTREALAAVAGVPLARDAGAEKELRAWYERHHQDVPGFALRQADLPAGAAPLPNPVGSAPGIRLLVDGVRVYALPGVPAEADAMFTAHVLPELRAGNPPAVRTLRTALLPEPLVAARLAPLEAEVPIGYLPQAGEVHVRLTAPSEERLLAVEARARELLGDVVYGTDADSLDVVVHRLLAARGATVATAESLTGGLTAGTLTDMPGASSTFRGAVVAYATELKAELLGVDRTLLDQSGAVHPEVARQMAVGVRDRLGTTYGIATTGVAGPDPQDGQPVGTVYIAVAGPAGTRVAAPRTGTDRATIRRVTVVAALDLLRRVLLDLPSEEGEETW, encoded by the coding sequence GTGAGGGTCGAGATTCTCACCGTCGGGGACGAGTTGCTGCTCGGCTCGGTGGTGAACTCCAACGCGGCCCGGCTCGGCCGGTGGCTCACCGAAGCCGGATGCCAGGTCACGCGGGCGACCGTGGTCGGAGACGACGTGACCGCGATCAGCGCCGCGTTGCGGGAAGCGCTGCGCCGCGCCGACGCGGTGGTGATCACCGGCGGGCTCGGTCCGACCGCAGACGATCGGACCCGGGAGGCGCTGGCAGCCGTGGCCGGTGTGCCGCTGGCGCGCGACGCCGGCGCGGAGAAGGAGCTGCGCGCCTGGTACGAGCGCCACCACCAGGACGTGCCCGGCTTCGCGCTGCGTCAGGCCGACCTACCGGCCGGGGCAGCGCCGTTGCCGAACCCGGTGGGGAGCGCGCCCGGCATCCGACTTCTCGTGGACGGTGTCCGCGTGTACGCGCTGCCCGGCGTCCCCGCCGAGGCGGACGCGATGTTCACGGCGCACGTGCTGCCCGAACTGCGCGCTGGGAACCCCCCGGCGGTACGCACGCTGCGCACGGCGCTCCTTCCCGAGCCGCTGGTCGCCGCCAGACTCGCGCCGCTGGAAGCCGAGGTCCCGATCGGGTACCTCCCGCAGGCCGGCGAGGTCCACGTGCGGCTCACCGCGCCCTCCGAGGAGCGGCTGCTGGCGGTGGAGGCGCGGGCCCGGGAGCTGCTGGGCGACGTGGTGTACGGGACGGACGCCGACTCCCTCGACGTGGTCGTGCACCGGCTCCTGGCCGCTCGGGGCGCCACGGTGGCCACGGCCGAGTCGCTGACCGGTGGGCTGACGGCCGGCACGCTGACCGACATGCCCGGAGCGTCCTCGACCTTCCGGGGTGCGGTGGTCGCGTACGCGACAGAGCTGAAGGCCGAACTGCTGGGGGTGGACCGGACGCTGCTCGACCAGTCCGGCGCCGTCCACCCGGAGGTGGCCCGCCAGATGGCGGTCGGGGTGCGCGACCGGCTGGGTACGACGTACGGTATAGCCACGACCGGGGTAGCCGGTCCCGACCCGCAGGACGGCCAGCCGGTCGGTACCGTGTACATAGCCGTGGCGGGCCCCGCCGGGACCCGAGTGGCCGCGCCGCGGACGGGTACGGATCGTGCCACGATCCGACGTGTCACCGTGGTCGCGGCGCTGGACCTGCTGCGGCGCGTACTGCTGGATCTTCCCTCGGAGGAGGGGGAAGAAACCTGGTGA
- the pgsA gene encoding CDP-diacylglycerol--glycerol-3-phosphate 3-phosphatidyltransferase, with product MTAHASQSRVSAWNIANALTVLRLLLVPVFAALLLRENGQDVLSRVWAFVIFLVASLTDRIDGELARRRGLVTDFGKIVDPIADKALIGTALVGLSLLDELPWWVTVLVLARELGITLLRLFVIRHGVIPASRGGKLKTLLQTVAIALYVLPLRGWLFLVAETVMAVAVVVTFLTGLDYVFRALRLRRTSDRARAKRAAKLCQDATIQQDGVR from the coding sequence ATGACCGCCCACGCATCGCAGTCGCGGGTGAGCGCGTGGAACATCGCCAACGCGCTCACCGTGCTCCGCCTGCTCCTCGTACCGGTCTTCGCGGCCCTGCTGCTGCGCGAGAACGGGCAGGACGTCCTGTCGCGGGTCTGGGCGTTCGTGATCTTCCTGGTCGCGAGCCTCACCGACCGGATCGACGGGGAGCTGGCCCGGCGGCGTGGGCTCGTCACCGATTTCGGCAAGATCGTCGACCCGATCGCCGACAAGGCCCTGATCGGCACCGCCCTGGTGGGGCTCTCGCTCCTGGACGAGCTGCCCTGGTGGGTGACCGTGCTCGTCCTGGCCCGGGAGCTCGGCATTACGTTGCTGCGGTTGTTCGTGATCCGGCACGGCGTAATCCCGGCGAGCCGGGGCGGCAAGCTCAAGACCCTGCTGCAGACGGTCGCGATCGCCCTGTACGTGCTGCCGCTGCGAGGCTGGCTGTTCCTCGTCGCCGAGACGGTCATGGCGGTGGCCGTGGTGGTCACCTTCCTCACCGGCCTGGACTATGTGTTCCGCGCGCTCCGGCTCAGGCGGACGTCGGATCGGGCCAGGGCCAAGCGGGCGGCGAAGCTCTGCCAGGACGCCACCATCCAGCAGGACGGTGTGCGGTGA